The Manihot esculenta cultivar AM560-2 chromosome 1, M.esculenta_v8, whole genome shotgun sequence genome has a window encoding:
- the LOC110603577 gene encoding uncharacterized protein LOC110603577 isoform X1, with amino-acid sequence MSDHVVLYVDHLMRPDQVPPEPSAGPSSSTLNQETHAVALDQETQEDEPLIQVAECRICQEEDSVNNLETPCACSGSLKYAHRKCVQHWCNEKGDITCEICHQSYQPGYTAPSRPPRTEDTAIDIGGGWTISGTPLDLRDPRLLAIAEAERHFLEAEYDEYAASNASGAAFCRSAALILMALLLLRHALTVTDADGDDDVSTFFSLFLLRAAGFLLPCYIMAWAISILQRRRQRQEAAALAATQVAFVLQSGQHRGLQFTIASGPHVAPHQEPV; translated from the exons ATGAGTGATCACGTCGTCTTGTACGTCGACCACCTTATGAGGCCGGATCAGGTGCCTCCTGAGCCCTCTGCTGGTCCCTCGTCTTCCACGCTCAATCAGGAAACCCACGCAGTTGCTTTGGACCAGGAGACCCAGGAAGATGAGCCTTTGATTCAGGTCGCCGAGTGCCGCATTTGCCAAGAAGAGGATTCGGTTAACAACTTGGAGACTCCCTGTGCCTGCAGTGGGAGCCTCAAG TATGCTCATAGGAAGTGCGTTCAGCATTGGTGTAATGAGAAAGGGGATATAACTTGCGAGATATGTCATCAG TCTTATCAACCTGGTTATACTGCTCCTTCTCGTCCACCTCGCACTGAAGACACTGCTATTGATATTGG TGGAGGCTGGACCATCTCTGGCACTCCTCTGGATCTGCGTGATCCTCGTCTTTTGGCAATTGCAGAAGCAGAACGTCATTTTCTGGAAGCTGAGTATGATGAATATGCTGCTTCAAATGCTAGTGGAGCTGCATTTTGCCGTTCAGCTGCTCTGATT ttgatGGCCCTTCTGCTCTTGCGGCATGCATTGACTGTAACAGATGCTGATGGAGATGATGATGTGTCTACCTTTTTTTCT CTATTCTTGCTACGAGCAGCTGGTTTTCTTTTGCCATGTTACATCATGGCTTGGGCCATCAGCATCTTGCAACGTCGTAGACAAAGACAG GAGGCTGCAGCATTGGCAGCAACACAAGTTGCTTTTGTGCTTCAGTCGGGCCAACATAGGGGTCTGCAGTTCACAATAGCATCAGGACCGCATGTAGCTCCACACCAGGAACCCGTTTAA
- the LOC110603577 gene encoding uncharacterized protein LOC110603577 isoform X2: MSDHVVLYVDHLMRPDQVPPEPSAGPSSSTLNQETHAVALDQETQEDEPLIQVAECRICQEEDSVNNLETPCACSGSLKSYQPGYTAPSRPPRTEDTAIDIGGGWTISGTPLDLRDPRLLAIAEAERHFLEAEYDEYAASNASGAAFCRSAALILMALLLLRHALTVTDADGDDDVSTFFSLFLLRAAGFLLPCYIMAWAISILQRRRQRQEAAALAATQVAFVLQSGQHRGLQFTIASGPHVAPHQEPV, translated from the exons ATGAGTGATCACGTCGTCTTGTACGTCGACCACCTTATGAGGCCGGATCAGGTGCCTCCTGAGCCCTCTGCTGGTCCCTCGTCTTCCACGCTCAATCAGGAAACCCACGCAGTTGCTTTGGACCAGGAGACCCAGGAAGATGAGCCTTTGATTCAGGTCGCCGAGTGCCGCATTTGCCAAGAAGAGGATTCGGTTAACAACTTGGAGACTCCCTGTGCCTGCAGTGGGAGCCTCAAG TCTTATCAACCTGGTTATACTGCTCCTTCTCGTCCACCTCGCACTGAAGACACTGCTATTGATATTGG TGGAGGCTGGACCATCTCTGGCACTCCTCTGGATCTGCGTGATCCTCGTCTTTTGGCAATTGCAGAAGCAGAACGTCATTTTCTGGAAGCTGAGTATGATGAATATGCTGCTTCAAATGCTAGTGGAGCTGCATTTTGCCGTTCAGCTGCTCTGATT ttgatGGCCCTTCTGCTCTTGCGGCATGCATTGACTGTAACAGATGCTGATGGAGATGATGATGTGTCTACCTTTTTTTCT CTATTCTTGCTACGAGCAGCTGGTTTTCTTTTGCCATGTTACATCATGGCTTGGGCCATCAGCATCTTGCAACGTCGTAGACAAAGACAG GAGGCTGCAGCATTGGCAGCAACACAAGTTGCTTTTGTGCTTCAGTCGGGCCAACATAGGGGTCTGCAGTTCACAATAGCATCAGGACCGCATGTAGCTCCACACCAGGAACCCGTTTAA